In the genome of Thermoplasmata archaeon, the window AGTTTGGATAAGGCACTGGCCTTCTAAGCCAGCTATCAGGGGTTCAAATCCCCTCGGGCCCGCTTTGCCTTTTTTGTTATAATAATCTATTTCAGCTATCAGAATGGATAACAGCTCAAAGGTTAAAATCCTGTAAATTATTTATGGCATCTTAATTTAATATAAGGTAAATAGGGCCTGAATTTTCGAGAGGATGAGGCATGAAGGTTAAAAATTTGCATCTTTGACAAGAATCTCATGGATTAGCTATTTAACAATTTCTCAGTACCATATGACGAAAATTGACAATATTTTTGTTGTAAAAAAAAATAAATAATAGGATATCCTATCATACATGGAGGTATTTTTATGCCAGAAAGTGAAGAAGTAAGCAAAGGCTTAGAAGATGTAATAATAAAGTGGACCAGGCTGACTACCATTGATGGCGAAAAAGGTATTTTGAGATATGGTGGTTATTCTATTGAGGATGTTGTAAAGAGCGGAGCTCAGGTAGAAGAGATTCAGTATCTATTTCTTTATGGAAAGCTTCCTAATGCAGAGGAACTGAAAAAGTTCAGAGAAAATATTGAGAAAGGGTATAAATTGCCAGATTACGTGATTGACCTGATACGAAAGTTACCGCCAGAATCGGACACTGTTGCAATGCAAATGACCGCATTTGCGGCTATGGCTGCGGCAGAGACAAAATTCAAGTGGAACAAAGATACAAACAGAGAGATTGCAGCGCTTTCTATTGGCAGGATGTCTGCAATTACCGCAAACATATACCGGCACATAATGGGCCTAAAACCAAAGTTGCCAGAGCCATCTCAAAGTTTTGCACAAAGCTTTCTCACCGCCACTTTCGATAAGGCACCAAAAAGAGAGGATATAGAAGCAATGAACGCCGCGTTGATGCTTTACACAGATCACGAAGTTCCGGCGTCTACCACAGGCGGATTAGTGGCAGTATCTACGCTGTCTGATATATACTCAGGTGTAACTGCCGCGCTGGCAGCATTGAAAGGACCACTTCACGGCGGAGCAGCAGAAGCGGCAATCGCGCAGTTTGCAGAGATAGGATCAGAAGACAAGGTTGAAAAGTGGTTTAATGACAATATAGTGGCAGGAAACAAGAGATTGATGGGATTTGGGCACAGAGTGTACAGAACTTATGATCCGAGAGCCAAGATATTCAAGGCGATTGGAGAGAACTTGAGCAAAAACAATGCAGAAGCAAGCAAGATGTACAAAATTGCCACAAAGCTTGATAGTCTTGGAATTAAGCAGTTTGGAGCTAAAGGCATATATCCAAACACAGATTTTTATTCGGGCATTGTTTACATGTCAATGGGGTTCCCGCTCAGAAACAATCTTTATACGGGGCTGTTCGCGCTGTCCAGAATCACGGGCTGGCAGGCTCACTTTATCGAGTATGTGGAAGAGCAACCTCGGCTCATAAGGCCTAGAGCAATATACAAAGGTGCAGAATCAAGGGAATTTGTGCCATTGAAAAATAGAGTTTAAATTTTTTTTATTTTTTATATATATTTTAAATGTTTAGAAGTTACAGAGTATGAAGATCTATTATAACAAAGGTACAATTCTCGTTAAGGATCTGGAAGAAGCGGCTGAGAAACCAGACTATTTAGTATTTGATGCGAGGATCCAGCTATATAGGGCACCTGCATACAAGTACCCAGATCTGAAAAAACGGTATTCTAACGTTGAAGATGCAGTATTTGAAGAATCTCAACAGTATAACTTCAAGCATACTGAGAAATTGAGAGACTATCAGAAAAACGCGGTCGAAATGTGGCTTAAAAATGATGCGAATGGAGTGATCGTGCTGCCTACCGCCGCAGGAAAGACGCATATTGGCATTGAGGCAATATCGTTGTTGTCAACTTCCACGCTTGTTATTGCGCCTACTATAGAACTGATCCATCAGTGGCGTGATAAGCTTGCATCGGTGTTCAATGTCGAGGTCGGGCAGCTTGGAGGAGGACTGAAAGATTTGAAGCCGATCACGATCAGCACTTACGATTCTGCGTATTTGATGGCAGAGAGCTTGGGCAATAAGTTCAGGTTCTTGCTCGTAGACGAGGTACATCATCTAGCAGCATCGCAGTTTATACAGATCGCAAAGTTATTTGCCTCTCCCTACAGGCTGGGGCTCACAGCAACTTATGAGCGCACTGACCTGCTTCACAAGAATCTTGAAGAAGTGATGGGCGGCAAGATTTTTGAGATGGGGTACGAAGAGCTCAGTGAGTATCTATCAGATTACCAGATTATCAGAATACCCGTGGATCTCACGCCTGAAGAGGAGGAGGAATATGAGAAGAACCATGCTATTTTTTTAAGGTACCTAAGAAAGCACAGGATCCAGATGCGGGGTCCTTGGGACTTTGAAAAGTTCATATTGAGCTCATGGAATCCTGAAGGCAGGGAAGCGTTGCTTGCGTGGAGAACTGCAAGATCTATAGCATTCAGTGCAAGAGTGAAAATAGATGCAGTAAGATATGTGCTTTCAAAACATCAAAATGAGAAAACACTGATCTTCTCTGAAGACACAGATACTGCATATTTGATATCTCGAGAGTTTCTTGTGCCAGCGCTTACGTATTTGACTCCGGGAGAAGAGCGAAAGAGATATTTATCTATGTTCAAAGATGGTTCTATCACTGCGCTAGCAACATCACGCGTATTGGATGAGGGTGTGGATGTTCCAGATGCTTCTATTGCGATAGTGTTAAGTGGTTCTGGCAGTACTAGACAGTTCAGACAGAGGCTTGGGCGCATACTCAGGCCGCAAGAGAACAAGAAAGCGATACTGTACGAAATAATAGCAAAGAAAACATCAGAGTACAATACTTCAAGACGGAGGAGAAAAGGTGTTCCCGACAGCGTTGATGATGTTTCGTAAATCGAGAGCCGGCACGATCAGGCCTATATTTATCACTGCAGAGAACACAGATTACTGTATTAGAGTACTGGATCTGTTTAAAACAAGCATAAACTCTAAAAGGTCAGAGATTGAAGACAGATTAAAGATTCTAGAGCTCAAGTCTCAAAACCCCAAATTCATAAAGGGTCTGGCGCTGTTGCTGTTTCGTTATTCTGACTTTGAGCGTTCTTCAACACTGGATTCTGAGCAGGTTCGAGAAGCTATCTTTCGCGAAGCTCAAAACCCTGCAGTAGCACCAGAGCAAAAATATGAGATACTGGAGCGAGTAGCAAAGACATACAACGTTTCTGCTCATGATATAGAAGAGGCTATGTACGCAGACAAAGAGAGTGAATACGTACTGAAAAAAGTGTATGATGCAGATCCAGACATGCTGGCAAAACAGTTTAATTTAGAGCAGCTGGAAACAATAGTATTAAAGAGCGTAGAACTGAAAATATCAGAGGCTAAAAACTGGAGCATGATATACAGGAAGATGAAGAGTCTGGGGCTCTTATATATTATTGATCATGAAAACGCGATTATTGTGAACGGTCCGATCTCAGTGCTGGAGCAGACAGAACGGTATGGTGCTCGGCTTGCACTGTTATTGCGATATCTAGTCAATATGCATGAATGGCGCATTGATGCTAAGATAGTATTGAAAGACAGCAGCAAAGAAAAGAAAGAGTATTTGCTGTCATTGAACAGTAGCGTTTCTTATTATCTGCCGCTCGCAAAGATCGAAGAGCCAAAAGTGCCGGATCTCAAGTATCGAATTGATAAGGCAGAACCCGTCATAATTGACGGGCAGGTATATATTGCAGATTACAGTGTTGAGATTCAAGGAACTAAGGTATATATTGATATTTCCAGGCCTATATATATGGATAAAAACAAGAAAATAAAAGAGCTGATGCATATTAATCACATAAACTGGGAGATATTCTACTACATTGAAAACAACGAAAAAAACGTGAAGGGTGAAATATGTTTTAAAAATAACATTGACTGGGATAAGATTACTAAATATATTGAATATAAATATGATAAAAAGGAAAATGATTTCGAGAAAATAAAGAGAGACATAGAAGCATTATATCCTGATTCAGACCGCATAATAGAGTATCTTGAATCTCGAGGATACGTGCCGGACGAGATATTGAAGAGCATGGGATACAGGATAAAATGGGAGGGACTAAGGCTTAGGGTTCTGTGAAACATCTTTTCTTTTTATGAACAGGTATGTAGAAGAAACAATGTTCGAGACAATTATGACGGTAACAACAATGCTTACCAGCATGTTCATGGCAGTATCTGTGTAAAGAGCAACTACGTAAAGTGCCACGACCGCCTGTGTCAATCCCCTAGGTATGATAAAAATCATGTATCCGCTATTTTTTAATTTGACCAGTGATACTATTATGTAGCGAGTTAAGTATATTATGGCGAGGATCAGGGTGCTCAGCAACAGAGATCTCAGTGAAAGGATGTTGATAGTAATCAATATTCCTAACGATACGAACATGAAGGTCTTAATGAAAAATGTAACTTCAGAATGAAATACCTGGATCTGATCGCTCATCTTCCATTCTTTTAAAGGAAATATGTTTTTAATATACTTGTTCCTTGTAAATATGAACCTGATTTCATCGTTGTTTCCGAGTATTATGCCGAATGTGACCACTGCCAGCATGCCGCTGCTGCTGACCATCTGAGATACCACAAACAAGATAAACAGCACTGCAAGCGTAAGCGTGTAGCTAAACTCCCATTTTTCAACCAATCTCAAAAGCTCGAGCCACAATATCCCCACAATCACTCCGAAAAATATGCCCACCAAGAAATTTTCAAGCAGCGATTTTGAGACAGTCAGAATCGATGAATAATTGAACGATGAGAAAGAAAGCAACGATATAGCCAGTACCACAGTCAATATATCTGATATAGTAGACTCAAGTATGAAAATATGTTTGGTGCTATCATCCAGATCCAGCTTCTTGATCAACACTGACAAGACCGTGACGCTCGGCGCTGCAAGAATGAATGCATATATAAGGCAATCTTTTATAGCCCAGCCATTCAGGTAATACAAGCTTACTGCTATGATGGCAGCTATACTGCCGTAAGACAGTACGGTCAGTATGATTGTTTTCTTAAAATTTTTGGCAAGCTCTATAAACTTCAGGTTCAATCCTGCATCAAATAGTATTATTATTAGCGCTATATCCGCAATGATCGATATGTAATTTACAAATAAAGACTGTGAAACAATATGCATGAGAGGTCCTATTATCAATC includes:
- a CDS encoding DUF790 family protein: MFPTALMMFRKSRAGTIRPIFITAENTDYCIRVLDLFKTSINSKRSEIEDRLKILELKSQNPKFIKGLALLLFRYSDFERSSTLDSEQVREAIFREAQNPAVAPEQKYEILERVAKTYNVSAHDIEEAMYADKESEYVLKKVYDADPDMLAKQFNLEQLETIVLKSVELKISEAKNWSMIYRKMKSLGLLYIIDHENAIIVNGPISVLEQTERYGARLALLLRYLVNMHEWRIDAKIVLKDSSKEKKEYLLSLNSSVSYYLPLAKIEEPKVPDLKYRIDKAEPVIIDGQVYIADYSVEIQGTKVYIDISRPIYMDKNKKIKELMHINHINWEIFYYIENNEKNVKGEICFKNNIDWDKITKYIEYKYDKKENDFEKIKRDIEALYPDSDRIIEYLESRGYVPDEILKSMGYRIKWEGLRLRVL
- a CDS encoding cation:proton antiporter, whose translation is MEALVFISSIALIIIIGYIGQLAFQKYRVPDIIILILIGLIIGPLMHIVSQSLFVNYISIIADIALIIILFDAGLNLKFIELAKNFKKTIILTVLSYGSIAAIIAVSLYYLNGWAIKDCLIYAFILAAPSVTVLSVLIKKLDLDDSTKHIFILESTISDILTVVLAISLLSFSSFNYSSILTVSKSLLENFLVGIFFGVIVGILWLELLRLVEKWEFSYTLTLAVLFILFVVSQMVSSSGMLAVVTFGIILGNNDEIRFIFTRNKYIKNIFPLKEWKMSDQIQVFHSEVTFFIKTFMFVSLGILITINILSLRSLLLSTLILAIIYLTRYIIVSLVKLKNSGYMIFIIPRGLTQAVVALYVVALYTDTAMNMLVSIVVTVIIVSNIVSSTYLFIKRKDVSQNPKP
- the gltA gene encoding citrate synthase produces the protein MPESEEVSKGLEDVIIKWTRLTTIDGEKGILRYGGYSIEDVVKSGAQVEEIQYLFLYGKLPNAEELKKFRENIEKGYKLPDYVIDLIRKLPPESDTVAMQMTAFAAMAAAETKFKWNKDTNREIAALSIGRMSAITANIYRHIMGLKPKLPEPSQSFAQSFLTATFDKAPKREDIEAMNAALMLYTDHEVPASTTGGLVAVSTLSDIYSGVTAALAALKGPLHGGAAEAAIAQFAEIGSEDKVEKWFNDNIVAGNKRLMGFGHRVYRTYDPRAKIFKAIGENLSKNNAEASKMYKIATKLDSLGIKQFGAKGIYPNTDFYSGIVYMSMGFPLRNNLYTGLFALSRITGWQAHFIEYVEEQPRLIRPRAIYKGAESREFVPLKNRV
- a CDS encoding DEAD/DEAH box helicase family protein, yielding MKIYYNKGTILVKDLEEAAEKPDYLVFDARIQLYRAPAYKYPDLKKRYSNVEDAVFEESQQYNFKHTEKLRDYQKNAVEMWLKNDANGVIVLPTAAGKTHIGIEAISLLSTSTLVIAPTIELIHQWRDKLASVFNVEVGQLGGGLKDLKPITISTYDSAYLMAESLGNKFRFLLVDEVHHLAASQFIQIAKLFASPYRLGLTATYERTDLLHKNLEEVMGGKIFEMGYEELSEYLSDYQIIRIPVDLTPEEEEEYEKNHAIFLRYLRKHRIQMRGPWDFEKFILSSWNPEGREALLAWRTARSIAFSARVKIDAVRYVLSKHQNEKTLIFSEDTDTAYLISREFLVPALTYLTPGEERKRYLSMFKDGSITALATSRVLDEGVDVPDASIAIVLSGSGSTRQFRQRLGRILRPQENKKAILYEIIAKKTSEYNTSRRRRKGVPDSVDDVS